The genomic region CGTGTGCCTGACGGAGGGCATACCGACGCTTGACATGATAGCCGTCAGACAATATATGAAAGGGAAGGATGTACGTCTCATAGGTCCGAACACCCCGGGGATGATCAGTCCCGGGAGCTGCAAGATAGGGGTTATGGCAGGATACATACATCTGCCCGGACGCGTCGGTGTAGTGTCCCGCAGCGGTACTCTGACGTATGAGGTGGTCGATCAGCTCACGAAGAAGGGGATCGGCCAATCGACGTGCGTAGGCATCGGAGGCGACCCCGTCACAGGCCTCAGCTTTGTGGACATCCTCGAGATGTTCCAGCACGATGACGGCACTGACGCGGTCGTGATCATAGGGGAGATCGGAGGTACGGCCGAGGAGAAGGCGGCGGAATATTTTCGGGAACACATGACGAAGCCCGTGGTTGCTTTCATCGCCGGAATGACCGCTCCGCCGGGAAGGCGGATGGGCCATGCCGGTGCCATCGTATCCGGTGGCACCGGGACGGCGGCGCAGAAGATAGATGCGCTTGAAAGGGCAGGGATCGCCGTGGTGAAGGACCCGGCCCGTGTCGGTGAAACCCTTTCCGGCGTCCTGTCCCGTTCAAGCGGGCGGTAAGCGTCAAAGGACAGGGAGGGTGCCATGAGAAGCAACAGGTTCCACTGGTGGATCGTATCGTTACTGTGCGCGGTGTGCATCACCGGTGCCGGGACGGCGACGGGCGAGACGGTCATCGACGTCTGGAAAGAGGTGAAGACCCCTTCGGCCCCCGAGCTTAAGGCCCTGACCCTCGACAGTGCCACCACGGCTCTCCTTCTCCTTGATTTCAATAAGCAGGTCTGCAAC from Syntrophorhabdus sp. harbors:
- the sucD gene encoding succinate--CoA ligase subunit alpha; the encoded protein is MSILIDNDTTVIVQGITGKEGAFHTAQMVAYGTRVVAGVTPGKAGESLDGVPIFNTVRDAARATGANASAIFVPPRFAGDAVMEAVEAGIGTVVCLTEGIPTLDMIAVRQYMKGKDVRLIGPNTPGMISPGSCKIGVMAGYIHLPGRVGVVSRSGTLTYEVVDQLTKKGIGQSTCVGIGGDPVTGLSFVDILEMFQHDDGTDAVVIIGEIGGTAEEKAAEYFREHMTKPVVAFIAGMTAPPGRRMGHAGAIVSGGTGTAAQKIDALERAGIAVVKDPARVGETLSGVLSRSSGR